In Bacillus sp. FJAT-45037, the following are encoded in one genomic region:
- a CDS encoding cold-shock protein → MLQGTVKWFNAEKGFGFIEREGGDDVFVHFSAIQSEGFKSLDEGQAVTFEIVEGNRGEQAANVEKA, encoded by the coding sequence ATGTTACAAGGTACAGTAAAATGGTTCAACGCAGAAAAAGGTTTTGGTTTTATCGAGCGCGAAGGTGGCGACGATGTATTCGTACATTTCTCAGCTATCCAAAGTGAAGGTTTCAAATCACTTGACGAAGGTCAAGCTGTAACGTTTGAAATCGTTGAAGGTAACCGTGGCGAGCAAGCAGCTAACGTTGAAAAAGCATAA
- a CDS encoding AbgT family transporter → MENGKKNGAFNKFLTFIEVAGNKLPHPITLFAILAVLVVFASAIFSSMGVSVESPAEPGVEVTITNLLSSEGIKYIVTSMVSNFINFAPLGVVLATMIGIGVAERSGLISAALRGLVTSVPKRLITAALVFAGIMSSVASDAGYVVLPPLGALLFIALGRHPLAGLAAAFAGVSAGFSANLFLSATDPMLGELTRQAAATFDPAYAEGINIAMNYYFIAASVFILTIAGTFVTEKLVEPRLGTYKKTEADDAEKIDYLKPAEKKALIWSGISMLAVIAIMALLIVPEWGPLRGDGPNAIVNSPFMRSLGPIILFVFLIPGIVYGVLMKTIKNDKDVANQMSDTMASMGMFVVLAFTAGQFVAFFNETNMGLVLGVYGAEFLQSVSFTGIPLVLSFMVVAGFINLFIGSASAKWAIMAPVFIPIMMQLGYSPELTQMAYRIADSTTNIISPLMTYFAIIIAFAQKYDKKMGIGTLISVMVPYSIVFSIVWAVMLIVWMLLGIDLGPASPIYYP, encoded by the coding sequence ATGGAAAACGGTAAAAAGAACGGCGCTTTCAATAAATTTCTAACGTTTATTGAAGTGGCCGGCAACAAACTGCCACACCCAATCACACTTTTTGCTATTTTAGCGGTGTTGGTTGTGTTTGCTTCCGCTATATTTTCAAGTATGGGCGTTAGTGTCGAAAGCCCAGCCGAACCAGGTGTTGAAGTAACCATTACAAACCTACTTTCCTCAGAGGGCATTAAATACATTGTCACTAGTATGGTAAGTAACTTTATTAACTTCGCTCCACTAGGCGTTGTTCTTGCAACAATGATCGGTATTGGGGTCGCTGAACGTAGTGGATTAATTAGTGCCGCTCTTCGTGGACTTGTCACATCCGTACCTAAGCGTTTAATCACAGCTGCACTCGTTTTTGCTGGGATTATGTCTAGTGTTGCATCTGATGCGGGATATGTAGTACTACCACCATTAGGAGCTTTACTTTTCATTGCGTTAGGAAGGCACCCACTCGCTGGTCTTGCAGCTGCATTCGCAGGGGTTTCTGCCGGATTTAGTGCGAATTTATTCCTCTCAGCAACAGATCCTATGCTTGGAGAACTAACAAGACAAGCAGCCGCAACATTTGATCCAGCTTATGCAGAGGGCATTAATATTGCGATGAACTATTACTTTATCGCAGCATCTGTTTTTATCCTCACTATTGCTGGTACGTTCGTAACCGAGAAACTTGTTGAACCAAGACTTGGTACTTACAAAAAAACAGAAGCAGATGACGCTGAGAAAATTGATTATTTAAAACCTGCTGAGAAAAAAGCATTAATTTGGTCAGGTATTTCTATGCTTGCTGTCATTGCCATCATGGCTCTATTGATTGTTCCTGAATGGGGACCTCTTCGCGGAGATGGGCCAAACGCTATTGTAAACTCTCCATTCATGCGTTCTTTAGGACCGATCATTCTATTTGTTTTCTTAATTCCTGGTATTGTTTATGGCGTCTTAATGAAAACAATTAAAAATGATAAAGATGTAGCAAACCAAATGTCAGACACTATGGCCTCTATGGGTATGTTCGTTGTCCTTGCTTTTACAGCAGGTCAATTCGTAGCATTCTTTAATGAAACAAACATGGGACTTGTATTAGGAGTATACGGTGCAGAATTCCTTCAGAGCGTTTCATTCACAGGAATTCCACTTGTACTTTCATTTATGGTTGTTGCAGGTTTCATTAACTTGTTTATCGGTAGTGCTTCAGCTAAATGGGCAATTATGGCTCCTGTGTTCATCCCAATTATGATGCAGCTTGGATATTCACCTGAGCTTACACAGATGGCTTACCGTATTGCTGACTCCACAACTAATATCATTTCCCCACTTATGACATACTTCGCAATTATTATCGCCTTTGCGCAAAAGTATGATAAGAAGATGGGTATTGGTACATTAATTTCAGTTATGGTCCCTTATTCGATTGTATTTTCAATTGTTTGGGCAGTGATGTTAATTGTATGGATGTTGTTAGGTATTGATCTAGGACCAGCATCACCGATTTATTATCCTTAA
- a CDS encoding SDR family NAD(P)-dependent oxidoreductase, with product MKTTALITGASDGIGLELAKEFATHGHDLVIVARSEDKLTKLSTSIQNDYDVKVTIIKKDLSKLGSVKELHEEISELNIQVDFLVNNAGFGLYGEFTKTNLDEELSMIDLNIRTLTELTKRFSPDMISRGYGGILNVASIAAFMPGPLMAVYYATKAYVLSFSEALDEEFKGTGVYVSCLCPGPTNTGFVKRAQLESSKLFNQGAMDVSEVSSLAFNSFMKKKTIIIPGLQNKALSSLVRLLPRKTVRKIVKKAQARL from the coding sequence ATGAAAACAACAGCTTTAATCACTGGTGCTTCAGATGGCATTGGTCTAGAGTTAGCGAAGGAATTCGCTACACACGGTCATGATTTAGTCATCGTCGCACGCTCAGAAGATAAATTAACTAAACTCTCAACCTCTATTCAAAATGACTATGATGTAAAGGTCACAATCATTAAAAAAGATTTAAGTAAGCTTGGTTCCGTCAAAGAACTTCATGAAGAAATTAGCGAATTAAACATTCAAGTAGATTTTTTAGTAAATAATGCTGGATTTGGTTTGTACGGTGAATTCACGAAAACAAATTTGGACGAAGAACTCTCTATGATCGACTTAAACATCCGAACCTTAACAGAATTAACAAAACGCTTCTCTCCTGACATGATATCGCGCGGATATGGAGGAATATTAAACGTTGCCTCAATCGCTGCTTTTATGCCCGGTCCGTTAATGGCTGTCTATTACGCCACAAAAGCTTATGTTCTATCCTTTTCTGAAGCATTAGATGAAGAGTTCAAAGGGACAGGTGTTTATGTTTCATGTTTATGCCCAGGTCCAACAAATACTGGTTTTGTTAAGCGAGCTCAATTGGAATCATCAAAATTATTTAACCAAGGAGCTATGGATGTATCTGAAGTTTCAAGTCTAGCGTTTAACTCCTTCATGAAGAAAAAGACGATCATTATCCCTGGACTTCAGAATAAAGCCTTAAGTAGTCTCGTACGCCTCCTTCCACGTAAAACTGTAAGGAAAATCGTCAAGAAGGCCCAAGCAAGATTGTAG